One part of the Vicia villosa cultivar HV-30 ecotype Madison, WI linkage group LG6, Vvil1.0, whole genome shotgun sequence genome encodes these proteins:
- the LOC131613782 gene encoding protein NRT1/ PTR FAMILY 4.2-like translates to MQSNFLWGGSEEKRKMHWVSWNDLCLPVEKGGLGVRNLEDFNNALPLKWNWRIFGASNTLWYRILKARYVDVKLRDTLCVKNKSKDWSSSVWWADISSMENKIPADFFANNCFFHVGIGHSISFWHAHWLEDGILKDLLPYLYIVSVLQDASIGAMGGWKDGCWTWGDLGIATATDFLAAAPVSNGTAAAPNSDGSAATTNSFVLPTVLVTPGSAASLAHLLSLFDLKLDQQDSAYWKHEDDGVYSVSSCYYALSRRYIPFGPANRHDTVFEDIWKEEVPLKVKAFGWRSFLIKIPTKDMLLNRGILNSSSSLDCVFCEEVDETLLHSFSLCHNVAIVWKEMAEWIGLDYNCFDNFKENLWYWSNFCRAKKVKRGNEGIVWLAIIWSIWLHRNDIVFNISSWNSRDVDSELSNMGSGEYTDYKGKTADPRKHGGIRAASFACVVEIMQCLVISGNAMTLVNYFLKSMHYSVADSSNMVTNFMGTAFVLTLIWGFISDSYITRFTTFVLSNVLHILGLLMLTYQSQNPNLQPPENKTPSYIQALFLYTGLYATSIGVGGIRSTLAAHGADQLDQNNKILISSYFSWYFFSLCTGGLLATSVMVSIEQKYGWSTSFMIMVFVSSLALCTFVSGFSLYRYKRPAGSSVTRIIQVIYIFVLAASMRNIKVSTVGCLNRDVIEQLLPREQTREKFKFLNKALMDQNIDVAQVKETKTFLGLLPIFLTTIMMNCSVAQILTFSVQQGNLMNRKLYNFEIPAQSIAVIPIIISLTFIIIFEQFKHMNKNKGTTTNNKIYQPLFRMGIGLVLVSISMFVASIIEFKRLEAFKNGNMLSLFWLTFQYTLLGLSDTLTLGGMLEFFYSESPESMRSICTSLSWCSSAMGMFVSSLLVSISNSVSRRFGMEWFGGKDLNHSRLDFFYALLCGINFFNFSIYVYFAKRY, encoded by the exons ATGCAAAGTAATTTCTTATGGGGTGGTTCGGAggagaaaaggaaaatgcatTGGGTAAGTTGGAATGATTTATGCTTACCGGTGGAGAAGGGTGGCCTCGGGGTTAGAAATTTGGAAGATTTCAACAATGCTCTTCCTTTGAAGTGGAATTGGAGAATTTTTGGGGCTTCTAACACTTTATGGTACCGTATTTTGAAGGCGAGGTATGTGGATGTGAAGTTAAGGGATACCTTGTGTGTTAAGAACAAATCAAAGGATTGGTCATCTTCGGTGTGGTGGGCGGATATTTCTTCGATGGAGAACAAAATACCGGCGGATTTTTTTGCTAACAATTGTTTTTTCCATGTAGGTATTGGCCATTCAATTTCTTTTTGGCATGCTCATTGGTTGGAAGATGGAATTTTAAAGGATCTTTTACCGTATTTGTATATTGTTTCTGTCTTGCAAGATGCCTCTATTGGAGCTATGGGAGGGTGGAAGGATGGGTGTTGGACTTGGGGTGACCTTGGTATCGCTACTGCCACGGATTTTCTCGCTGCTGCCCCAGTTAGTAACGGTACAGCTGCTGCTCCTAACAGTGACGGTTCAGCCGCTACAACCAACAGTTTTGTGCTGCCGACAGTCCTGGTTACTCCTGGATCGGCTGCTTCCTTGGCTCATCTATTATCGTTGTTTGATTTAAAGCTGGATCAACAGGATTCGGCCTATTGGAAGCATGAGGATGATGGAGTATATTCTGTTTCTTCTTGCTATTATGCCTTGTCTAGAAGATATATTCCTTTTGGTCCGGCAAATCGTCATGATACGGTGTTTGAAGATATTTGGAAGGAGGAAGTTCCTCTAAAGGTCAAAGCGTTCGGATGGAGGAGTTTTCTCATCAAAATCCCAACTAAAGACATGCTTTTGAATAGAGGTATCCTTAATTCCTCTTCTAGTTTAGATTGTGTTTTTTGTGAGGAAGTAGACGAGACATTGCTTCATTCTTTTTCGCTTTGTCACAATGTCGCTATTGTTTGGAAGGAGATGGCCGAATGGATAGGATTGGATTATAATTGTTTTGATAATTTTAAGGAGAATTTATGGTATTGGAGCAATTTTTGTCGCGCAAAGAAGGTCAAAAGAGGAAATGAGGGAATTGTTTGGTTAGCCAttatttggagcatttggttgcaCAGGAATGATATAGTTTTCAACATCTCGTCGTGGAATTCAAGAGATGTG GATTCAGAGCTTAGCAATATGGGAAGTGGTGAATATACTGACTACAAAGGCAAGACAGCAGATCCAAGAAAGCATGGTGGAATAAGAGCTGCTTCCTTTGCATGTG TTGTAGAGATAATGCAATGTTTGGTCATCTCGGGCAATGCAATGACTCTAGTTAACTACTTTTTAAAGTCAATGCATTATTCAGTTGCTGATTCTTCAAACATGGTTACCAATTTCATGGGAACGGCTTTTGTGTTGACCCTTATTTGGGGATTTATAAGTGACTCTTACATAACAAGGTTCACAACATTTGTACTTTCTAATGTCTTACATATTTTG GGACTACTCATGCTAACATACCaatcacaaaaccctaatttacaaCCACCAGAAAACAAAACACCATCCTATATTCAAGCTCTTTTTCTTTACACTGGACTTTATGCTACATCCATAGGAGTTGGGGGAATTAGATCTACCTTGGCTGCACATGGTGCGGATCAACTTGATCAAAATAACAAGATCCTCATTTCCTCTTACTTCAGTTggtatttttttagtttatgtaCTGGAGGTCTTCTGGCAACAAGTGTTATggtttcaattgaacaaaaatatgGATGGAGTACAAGTTTTATGATAATGGTTTTTGTTTCAAGTTTGGCATTGTGCACTTTTGTGTCTGGATTTTCATTGTATAGATATAAACGCCCTGCTGGAAGTTCAGTGACTCGAATCATTCAGGTGATTTATATTTTT GTACTTGCCGCCTCAATGAGAAATATAAAGGTTTCAACAGTTGGATGTTTGAATCGTGATGTCATAGAACAATTGCTTCCTAGAGAGCAAACTCGAGAAAAATTCAA GTTTCTAAACAAAGCATTAAtggatcaaaatattgatgttgctCAAGTTAAGGAAACAAAAACTTTCCTAGGACTTCTTCCAATTTTTCTCACGACAATCATGATGAACTGTAGCGTAGCACAAATCTTAACATTCTCAGTACAACAAGGAAATCTTATGAATAGAAAACTATACAATTTCGAAATCCCTGCACAATCTATAGCCGTTATACCAATTATTATATCCCTAACATTCATAATCATATTTGAACAATTCAAACACATGAACAAAAATAAAggcacaacaacaaacaacaaaatctaTCAACCACTTTTTAGGATGGGAATAGGATTAGTACTAGTATCAATTTCAATGTTTGTGGCTTCAATCATTGAATTTAAAAGGCTTGAAGCATTCAAGAATGGGAATATGCTTTCTTTATTTTGGTTAACATTCCAATATACTCTATTAGGATTGTCTGATACACTTACACTAGGAGGAATGCTTGAATTTTTCTACTCAGAATCACCTGAAAGTATGAGAAGTATTTGTACTTCATTGTCTTGGTGTTCAAGTGCTATGGGGATGTTTGTTAGTTCTTTGTTGGTAAGTATAAGTAATTCAGTTAGTAGAAGATTTGGCATGGAATGGTTTGGTGGAAAAGATTTGAATCATTCTAGGTTGGACTTTTTTTATGCTCTTCTTTGTGGGataaacttttttaatttttccatTTATGTTTACTTTGCCAAGAGGTACTAA